The following coding sequences are from one Ruminococcus flavefaciens AE3010 window:
- a CDS encoding malonyl CoA-ACP transacylase, translating into MYNRAFLFNGIGSKPEKLLVKLPPELMDKYEYYMEAAFGRLGLNKDLEKNKAYDGRVAEWIISLICDRVVYEHYIDMGIIPDIGAGYSSGIVSISGCFGSVPYEFAQDIIMMNRSTMRCLERNDQKLDMGIVIGFSYSDIEEMFKDKFSPDEIIIGSGNSKFHVMVSGRADAVEEALVLCQNEGAIKAFSFGTGVAYHHPIMKQYSQEYVDFCGSIAYSDPEYPILSIFDREIMTKGQQIMKENQLNVYTPIRWDLAVKKLEELGVTEFFDVSANGAVSKFSRVSRICKIYTLEEVC; encoded by the coding sequence ATGTACAACAGAGCATTCCTGTTCAACGGCATCGGTTCAAAGCCCGAAAAGCTTCTCGTAAAGCTGCCGCCCGAACTCATGGATAAGTATGAATATTACATGGAAGCTGCATTCGGCAGACTGGGTCTGAACAAGGACCTTGAAAAAAACAAAGCCTACGACGGAAGAGTGGCAGAGTGGATAATCTCACTCATCTGCGACAGAGTAGTTTACGAGCACTACATAGACATGGGCATAATCCCCGACATCGGTGCGGGCTACAGCTCGGGAATAGTCAGCATAAGCGGCTGCTTCGGCTCTGTGCCCTACGAATTCGCACAGGACATCATTATGATGAACCGTTCCACTATGCGCTGCCTTGAAAGGAACGACCAGAAGCTTGACATGGGAATAGTTATCGGCTTCTCGTACAGCGACATCGAGGAAATGTTCAAAGACAAGTTCTCACCCGATGAAATCATCATCGGAAGCGGCAACTCCAAATTCCACGTAATGGTCAGCGGACGTGCCGACGCAGTAGAAGAGGCACTGGTGCTTTGCCAGAACGAGGGCGCTATCAAGGCGTTCAGCTTCGGTACAGGCGTAGCATACCACCACCCCATAATGAAGCAGTACTCACAGGAGTACGTGGATTTCTGCGGCTCAATAGCATACAGCGATCCCGAATATCCTATACTCTCTATCTTCGACAGAGAGATAATGACAAAGGGACAGCAGATAATGAAAGAAAACCAGCTGAATGTATATACACCTATCCGCTGGGATCTGGCTGTCAAAAAGCTTGAAGAGCTTGGCGTAACCGAGTTCTTCGACGTAAGCGCAAACGGCGCAGTGAGCAAGTTCTCACGTGTAAGCAGAATATGTAAAATTTACACTCTCGAGGAAGTATGCTGA